In Persicimonas caeni, a single window of DNA contains:
- a CDS encoding ATP-binding protein, whose translation MSSDTTKTAAKTTFYGRRRQLDELEQAFGTSPLVTVVGPGGVGKTRLAREFVARGRIVERGQGEAWFVDLSAKHTEDEVLAALAARAPGGGAHSADAEQLRQWLSRLLNARPGRAVVFDNCEQLDADAVALIAQFVAVAPEVKWLATSRRPLELDAETAVVLEPLEHDAAVALFVDRAYKLPADPHADATLTATIGRLVDRLDRLPLAIELAAGRTRLLTPQMIEDHLDERFALLRATGADDRPQRHRALEATLQWSWHHLDVRAREVLAAASVFPAALTAAQLRQVLELADADALWPVGLLEELLDLGLIYEASRADGAPAVRLYESVRQFARQKLEGGGERDAVYQRYVISTVTQAEALMEAELGPEGAQARQALLAMRADLWRCVELGRQDHPELAARAALVLAYWLRRVGPRYRLDSLLEATRPLVEQSGRDDLRLRLVVEAAWLEWFEGRLDEATALLESAYRQATASGIARLAVRMGRHLVVFFRMQGALDKAEQVADDTVRLARTHNDPVGQALCLSNAMALYSRMGQLERARKAAEEALELLEAHSHPAYQSSALTALAATHRFREHFAVARDYLERSLAIARQTGNLESEATMAEHVVIVSLDCGDFGKAVAEAERACELNEQFGNRMRNASALGALATAHHLAGRLDEAHKIFEEGLRLAKRRRHEWDRVILHGHLGLLMWENDRQAEATQHLEQCCSLLDEHGGFVRMEAMLRPCLAVLTGRGQKAAFEAARERLEPFQCDHLLFLDLLERLDAARSSGRVEALQPELDALQGRARQEPMLAQLRLLVRVAQAVERRLRHPDELLTLRVASQCRDVWLPDGTHLDLSRRSAVRLILCALVQRRVSAPGEGLSTYELIEIGWPDQHLDVDSGTNRLYNAIHVLRDLGLKDALVKHDDGYVLTEQWRVKTDG comes from the coding sequence ATGAGTAGTGACACAACCAAGACGGCGGCGAAGACGACGTTTTACGGTCGTCGACGCCAACTCGACGAGCTCGAGCAGGCCTTCGGCACGAGCCCGTTGGTCACCGTCGTCGGCCCTGGCGGGGTAGGGAAGACGCGGCTCGCCCGCGAGTTTGTCGCACGAGGCCGGATTGTCGAACGAGGCCAAGGCGAAGCGTGGTTTGTGGATCTGAGCGCCAAGCACACCGAAGACGAGGTGCTAGCGGCGTTGGCTGCCCGGGCACCCGGCGGTGGTGCCCACAGCGCCGACGCCGAGCAGTTGCGTCAGTGGCTCTCCCGGCTGCTCAACGCTCGCCCGGGGCGGGCGGTCGTCTTCGACAACTGCGAGCAACTCGACGCCGATGCGGTGGCGCTCATCGCGCAATTCGTCGCCGTCGCGCCCGAGGTCAAGTGGCTGGCGACCTCGCGTCGGCCGCTGGAACTCGACGCAGAGACTGCCGTGGTACTCGAGCCGCTCGAGCACGACGCGGCCGTAGCTCTCTTTGTCGATCGCGCTTACAAACTGCCGGCCGATCCACACGCTGACGCGACGCTAACGGCCACCATCGGGCGGCTCGTCGACCGGCTCGATCGTCTGCCCCTCGCCATCGAATTGGCCGCGGGGCGAACTCGCCTGTTGACCCCGCAGATGATCGAAGACCACCTCGACGAGCGCTTCGCCCTGTTGCGCGCCACCGGTGCAGACGACCGGCCCCAGCGCCACCGCGCGCTGGAGGCGACGCTGCAGTGGTCGTGGCACCACCTCGACGTCCGGGCGCGCGAGGTGTTGGCCGCCGCTTCGGTGTTTCCGGCTGCGTTGACTGCCGCTCAGCTTCGGCAAGTGCTCGAACTCGCCGACGCAGACGCATTGTGGCCCGTCGGGCTGCTCGAGGAGTTGCTCGACCTGGGGCTGATCTACGAGGCGAGCCGCGCCGATGGTGCGCCGGCGGTGCGTCTGTACGAAAGCGTTCGTCAGTTCGCCCGTCAGAAGCTCGAAGGCGGCGGTGAGCGCGACGCGGTTTATCAGCGCTACGTTATCAGCACGGTCACACAGGCCGAGGCGCTCATGGAGGCCGAGCTCGGACCCGAGGGAGCGCAGGCTCGCCAGGCGCTCCTGGCAATGCGCGCGGACTTGTGGCGTTGCGTCGAGCTCGGCCGCCAAGACCATCCGGAGCTGGCTGCTCGAGCCGCGCTGGTGCTTGCTTATTGGCTTCGCCGCGTCGGCCCGCGCTACCGCCTCGACAGCCTCCTCGAGGCGACCCGCCCGTTGGTCGAGCAGAGCGGCCGCGACGACCTGCGGCTTCGGCTGGTCGTCGAGGCAGCATGGCTGGAGTGGTTCGAGGGTCGGCTCGACGAGGCGACCGCGCTCCTGGAGAGCGCCTATCGCCAAGCGACCGCCTCCGGCATAGCACGTCTGGCGGTGCGCATGGGGCGGCACCTGGTGGTCTTCTTCCGGATGCAGGGTGCGCTCGACAAGGCTGAGCAGGTCGCCGACGACACGGTGCGTTTGGCACGCACGCATAATGATCCGGTGGGCCAGGCGCTGTGTCTGTCGAATGCGATGGCCCTCTACAGTCGCATGGGTCAGCTCGAACGTGCTCGGAAGGCGGCCGAGGAGGCCCTCGAGCTGCTCGAGGCGCACTCACATCCGGCCTATCAGAGCTCCGCATTGACCGCGCTGGCGGCCACGCACCGGTTTCGGGAGCACTTTGCCGTCGCCAGAGACTACCTGGAGCGCTCGCTAGCCATTGCACGCCAGACCGGCAACCTCGAGTCGGAGGCGACGATGGCCGAGCATGTGGTCATTGTCAGCCTCGACTGCGGTGATTTCGGAAAGGCAGTCGCCGAGGCCGAGAGGGCTTGCGAGCTCAACGAGCAGTTCGGCAACCGAATGCGCAACGCCAGCGCTCTGGGCGCGTTGGCGACTGCGCACCACCTGGCCGGCAGGCTCGACGAGGCGCACAAGATCTTCGAGGAGGGGCTGCGCCTGGCCAAGCGGCGTCGTCACGAGTGGGATCGGGTCATCTTGCACGGCCATCTGGGTCTGCTGATGTGGGAAAACGATCGCCAGGCCGAGGCGACACAGCATCTCGAGCAGTGTTGCTCGCTGCTCGACGAGCACGGCGGTTTTGTACGCATGGAGGCGATGCTTCGACCGTGTCTGGCCGTCCTCACCGGGCGAGGCCAGAAGGCAGCCTTCGAGGCGGCGCGCGAGCGTCTCGAGCCGTTCCAATGTGACCACCTTCTGTTTCTCGACTTGCTCGAGCGACTCGATGCGGCTCGCTCATCGGGCCGGGTCGAGGCCCTGCAGCCCGAACTCGACGCTCTGCAAGGGCGCGCTCGCCAGGAACCGATGCTCGCCCAGCTTCGCCTTCTCGTTCGCGTCGCACAGGCAGTGGAGCGCCGCCTGCGTCACCCCGACGAGCTGCTCACCTTGCGAGTCGCCTCGCAATGCCGCGACGTCTGGTTGCCCGACGGCACCCACCTGGATCTGTCGCGGCGAAGCGCGGTGCGCCTCATTCTGTGTGCGCTGGTCCAAAGGCGTGTGAGCGCGCCGGGCGAGGGCCTGTCGACCTACGAGCTCATCGAGATCGGCTGGCCCGACCAACACCTCGATGTCGATTCGGGTACCAACCGGCTCTACAACGCCATCCACGTGCTGCGCGACCTGGGGCTCAAAGACGCCCTGGTCAAGCACGACGACGGCTATGTGCTCACAGAGCAGTGGCGCGTGAAGACCGACGGCTGA
- a CDS encoding Ig-like domain-containing protein, with protein MNRRIADGEYRIQQAGESGVFRAFNRAQGLRARFSADATEVRPGEGDSAVRLRLESWGRAGKLVDAGGGDLAEGGCPDAALVDARGQCLRRLENRFAGITEWWANRAEGLEQGWTVTDPVGGSGPLIVEVRVDGARVEVDRDGQSAAFVTAHRRLRYDKLAAWDARGQTLAARMIQRSDGLAIEVDDTGAVYPVVVDPLLTTHSWSAEPNQAGALLGSSVSSAGDVNGDGLDDVIIGAPSYDNGQNNEGAAFVYHGSANGLSSTAAWVAESDQGGARFGNSVSGAGDVNGDGFDDVIVGAYFYDNGQSSEGRAFVYHGSTAGLAATPAWTSESDWSMARFGESVGGAGDVNGDGFDDIIVGAPYYGNDNEGRAFVYHGSAGGLSTSADWTADGLFNNTFFGSSVSSAGDVNGDGEDDVIIGGPGYTLGEDDEGSAFVYLGSPSGLATSSYWNVELDKVDAQFGNAVSSAGDVNGDGYDDIIVGAHTYSNGETREGRAYVFHGSALGLQGTEAWRAELNMADARFGSAVSSAGDLDGDGYDDVIVGARWYSSGESNEGGAFVYHGSANGLSTSAGWTAESNQPNAYFGSSVGSAGDVNNDGVDDIIVGASHYDNGESGEGSAFVYHSVRVNLKPNASDDTVSLDEDTSTSIDVLANDSDPDADSLSVTSVSTPSHGTATVSGSQVVYTPDANYNGTDSFTYTVGDGNGETDSATVSLTITPVNDAPQANDDPTTLAEDTPVVIDVIANDQDIEGHNLTVINVSSPAHGTTSTNGSQIVYTPDTDYHGSDSFTYTIRDLLGGTDTATVALTITPVNDAPEAVDNAGTMDEDTIVAIRVLRNDSDPDGDALTLTSVGTASHGTASIRPSHGDIRYAPDANYHGPESFTYTVGDGNGGSDTATVSLTITPVNDPPQAADDSTSLAEDTTASIDVLANDDDVDGDSLSVTNISTPSHGTTTTTGSNITYTPDANYNGADSFIYTVSDGNGGSDTATVTVNIGSGNDNPQAADDSASVDEDASTAVDVLANDTDPDGDSLSIDSVTTPANGTATIAGSQITYTPDANFHGMDSFRYTTGDGNGGSDTATVSIMVRAVPDAPVFVAPTPDDGASFSVADGETLSLTLTARDADGDTLTYDVQPLPGGASLDASTGAFTWTPSHQDAGDYQLTLSVTDGVADDTRQIDVSVTVTDTDADNDGVDDADDACPNEYGTEPDGCPEAPGADAGPDTGVDVGIDVGIDVGVDAGPDTGVDVGSDAGPDVSVDTGSDTDLVVVRPGDQAGAEEGCGCNATSGPSNATAALMVLLGLVGLRLRRRS; from the coding sequence GTGAACCGGAGAATTGCCGACGGTGAGTATCGAATTCAGCAGGCTGGAGAGAGCGGAGTCTTTCGGGCGTTCAACCGCGCCCAAGGGCTTCGCGCACGCTTCAGCGCCGACGCGACCGAGGTCCGCCCCGGCGAAGGCGACTCCGCCGTCAGACTGCGGCTCGAGAGCTGGGGCCGAGCCGGGAAGCTCGTAGACGCCGGTGGGGGCGATCTCGCGGAGGGTGGCTGCCCCGACGCGGCCCTCGTCGATGCTCGCGGTCAGTGCTTGAGGCGACTCGAGAACCGTTTCGCGGGCATTACCGAGTGGTGGGCGAACCGCGCCGAAGGCCTCGAGCAGGGCTGGACCGTGACCGACCCCGTTGGAGGAAGTGGACCGCTGATCGTCGAGGTGAGAGTCGACGGAGCTCGTGTCGAGGTCGACCGCGACGGTCAGTCCGCCGCGTTCGTTACCGCCCATCGGCGGCTTCGTTATGACAAACTTGCGGCATGGGATGCGCGCGGCCAGACGCTGGCAGCCCGTATGATCCAGCGAAGCGACGGCCTCGCCATCGAGGTCGACGACACCGGCGCAGTCTACCCGGTGGTGGTCGACCCGTTGTTGACCACCCATTCCTGGTCGGCCGAGCCCAACCAAGCAGGTGCGCTTTTGGGGAGTTCGGTCAGCAGCGCTGGTGATGTCAATGGCGACGGCCTTGACGACGTCATCATCGGAGCCCCGAGCTATGACAATGGTCAGAACAACGAGGGCGCCGCCTTTGTGTATCATGGCTCGGCGAATGGTTTGTCGTCGACGGCCGCCTGGGTCGCAGAGTCGGATCAGGGTGGCGCCCGATTCGGCAATTCGGTCAGCGGCGCCGGCGACGTCAATGGCGACGGCTTCGATGACGTCATCGTCGGGGCTTACTTCTACGACAATGGACAGTCCAGCGAGGGTAGAGCTTTTGTCTACCACGGCTCGACCGCCGGCCTCGCCGCGACTCCGGCATGGACCAGCGAGTCTGACTGGTCCATGGCGCGATTCGGGGAGTCGGTAGGCGGTGCCGGTGATGTCAACGGCGACGGCTTCGACGATATCATTGTCGGGGCGCCCTACTACGGAAACGACAACGAGGGTCGTGCCTTTGTCTACCACGGGTCGGCGGGAGGACTTTCGACGAGCGCTGACTGGACCGCCGACGGCCTGTTCAACAACACGTTTTTCGGCAGCTCCGTCAGCAGCGCAGGCGACGTCAACGGTGACGGTGAGGATGACGTCATCATCGGCGGCCCCGGCTACACGCTGGGTGAGGACGACGAGGGCAGCGCCTTTGTCTACCTGGGCTCACCTTCCGGCCTGGCGACATCCAGCTACTGGAACGTCGAGCTCGACAAGGTTGACGCTCAATTCGGCAACGCCGTCAGCAGCGCTGGTGATGTCAACGGCGACGGCTACGATGACATCATCGTCGGCGCACACACGTACTCCAACGGAGAGACCCGGGAAGGCCGAGCTTATGTCTTTCACGGGTCGGCGCTGGGCCTACAGGGAACGGAGGCATGGAGGGCCGAGCTGAATATGGCAGATGCCCGCTTCGGCAGCGCCGTCAGCAGTGCCGGCGATCTCGATGGCGACGGCTACGACGACGTCATCGTGGGCGCGCGATGGTACTCCAGCGGCGAGAGTAATGAGGGTGGTGCGTTCGTCTACCATGGCTCGGCCAATGGTCTGTCGACGAGCGCTGGCTGGACGGCAGAGAGCAATCAACCAAACGCGTATTTTGGTAGCTCGGTGGGCAGCGCCGGCGACGTCAACAATGATGGCGTCGACGACATCATCGTCGGCGCAAGCCACTACGACAACGGCGAGAGCGGTGAAGGTAGCGCCTTCGTCTACCATAGCGTCCGCGTCAACCTGAAGCCGAACGCCTCGGACGACACCGTAAGCCTCGACGAAGACACGAGCACCTCGATCGACGTGCTCGCCAACGACAGCGACCCCGACGCCGATAGCCTCTCCGTCACCAGCGTCTCGACGCCATCTCATGGCACGGCCACCGTCAGCGGCTCGCAGGTCGTCTACACTCCCGACGCCAACTACAACGGGACCGACTCATTCACCTACACCGTGGGCGATGGCAACGGCGAGACCGACTCCGCCACCGTCTCGTTGACCATTACACCGGTCAATGACGCCCCGCAGGCCAATGACGACCCTACGACTCTGGCCGAAGATACCCCCGTGGTCATCGACGTCATCGCCAATGACCAAGATATCGAGGGGCACAATCTGACGGTCATCAACGTCTCGTCGCCTGCCCACGGCACGACGAGCACCAACGGCTCGCAGATCGTCTATACGCCGGACACCGACTACCACGGCTCAGACTCCTTTACCTACACCATCAGGGATTTGCTTGGGGGAACGGACACCGCCACGGTCGCCCTGACCATCACACCGGTGAACGACGCACCCGAGGCAGTCGACAACGCCGGCACAATGGACGAAGACACCATCGTCGCCATCCGCGTGTTGCGCAACGACAGCGACCCGGACGGCGACGCCCTCACCTTGACGAGCGTGGGCACGGCCTCCCATGGCACGGCGAGCATCCGCCCCTCACACGGGGACATCCGCTACGCGCCGGACGCCAACTACCATGGCCCGGAATCGTTCACCTACACCGTGGGCGACGGCAACGGCGGCTCCGACACTGCCACCGTCTCGCTGACAATTACCCCGGTCAACGATCCCCCGCAGGCCGCCGACGATTCGACTTCGCTGGCTGAAGACACTACCGCCAGTATCGACGTCCTCGCCAACGACGACGACGTCGACGGCGACAGCCTGTCGGTGACCAATATATCGACCCCGTCGCACGGCACGACCACCACCACAGGCTCGAACATCACATACACCCCCGACGCCAACTACAACGGCGCCGACTCGTTCATCTACACCGTAAGCGACGGGAACGGTGGCAGCGACACAGCCACGGTGACTGTGAACATCGGCTCGGGCAACGACAACCCTCAGGCCGCCGACGACTCGGCGAGCGTCGATGAAGACGCGTCGACCGCCGTCGACGTGCTCGCAAACGACACTGATCCCGACGGCGACAGTCTGTCCATCGACAGTGTGACGACGCCGGCAAACGGCACGGCAACTATCGCCGGCTCGCAGATCACCTACACCCCCGATGCGAACTTCCACGGCATGGACTCGTTTCGATACACCACCGGCGACGGCAACGGAGGCTCGGACACCGCCACCGTGTCGATCATGGTCCGCGCGGTGCCCGACGCGCCAGTTTTTGTGGCCCCCACGCCCGATGACGGCGCGAGCTTTTCGGTCGCCGACGGCGAGACCTTGAGCCTGACACTCACCGCCCGAGACGCCGACGGTGATACCCTGACTTACGATGTCCAGCCCTTGCCCGGCGGGGCGAGCCTCGATGCTTCGACCGGCGCGTTCACGTGGACGCCGTCCCACCAGGATGCCGGTGACTATCAACTCACGCTGTCGGTTACCGACGGCGTGGCAGACGATACCCGCCAAATAGACGTCTCGGTTACCGTGACCGACACCGACGCCGACAACGACGGGGTCGACGACGCCGATGACGCTTGCCCCAACGAGTACGGTACCGAGCCTGACGGCTGTCCCGAAGCGCCGGGGGCCGATGCCGGACCCGATACCGGTGTCGATGTCGGCATCGATGTCGGCATCGATGTTGGTGTCGATGCCGGACCCGACACCGGTGTCGATGTCGGCAGCGACGCCGGCCCCGATGTCAGCGTCGACACTGGCAGCGACACCGACCTCGTCGTAGTCCGCCCCGGCGACCAGGCCGGCGCCGAGGAAGGCTGCGGATGCAACGCGACCAGTGGACCGTCGAACGCCACCGCGGCGCTGATGGTGCTGTTGGGACTTGTCGGGCTTCGGCTTCGGCGGCGCTCTTGA
- a CDS encoding NADAR family protein, producing the protein MADETIRFFHLEEPYGCLSNASRHGLFLDGTYWPTVEHYFQTGRRIESARKAVDAGARAPRN; encoded by the coding sequence ATGGCCGACGAAACGATCCGCTTTTTTCATCTGGAAGAGCCCTATGGCTGCCTGTCCAACGCCTCGCGGCACGGGCTCTTCCTCGACGGCACTTACTGGCCGACAGTCGAGCACTACTTCCAGACGGGGCGGCGAATAGAATCTGCTCGGAAAGCTGTGGATGCAGGTGCGCGAGCGCCTCGAAACTAG
- a CDS encoding serine/threonine protein kinase, which yields MTDELTRQEWTRRQWEQFAKDPTARRNVGAPPHGEVPPQVRQRVMRMIRAEAESRQPGDFERPSAVVAPFLLHERYLVCGLLGFGGQARTWFALDQQSGQHVAVKELDLGRLQQWKSLQLFEREAEVLKRMDHPGVPHYVDSFKRQDGGDVAFFMAMEFIEGETLEEELRTHGSFDPAAAADVRDALFETLSYIHRFEPPIVHRDIKPSNLIRTPEGRIVLVDFGTVQASAARSMGGSTVVGTSGYTSIEQFMGKAVPASDLYAVGATLLHLLSNRPPTEFETAENRLQFDDVVRLPERWRQGLRALLEPAVERRPSTVEAARDAFATQPVEEPESEKAPESSKEKSSPLLKIVIALLAVTVVPLWYYGEQRQKGYVDVANIYETKPESAMTVLFIGNSHTYWRIPRYVAEMTKSAGEAPLWYELSASPGRDLSWHVDEDAESKIHNGQYDVVVLQPQSLEPAAQETTFGAALAKLENAAIQSDARSIVWIPWARAPETDIYNIYPEFGDYDRLTKALARGVRSWTSSSAVCPIGEVWADVREAHPDIRLHSPQNGNSATAAGSYLTGLVLFHCLHGASPTKVTWESGKISKATSSTLRRAAAKALAPVGDESPGQ from the coding sequence ATGACGGATGAATTAACCAGGCAAGAGTGGACTCGCCGGCAGTGGGAGCAGTTTGCCAAAGACCCTACGGCTCGACGAAACGTCGGCGCTCCGCCCCACGGCGAGGTACCACCACAGGTTCGACAACGCGTCATGCGGATGATCCGGGCCGAGGCCGAGAGCCGGCAGCCGGGCGACTTCGAACGGCCCTCGGCAGTGGTTGCCCCCTTCCTCTTGCACGAACGATATCTGGTGTGCGGGCTTCTGGGGTTTGGCGGTCAGGCCCGAACATGGTTTGCGCTCGACCAACAGAGCGGACAACACGTCGCGGTGAAGGAGCTCGATCTCGGCCGGCTGCAGCAGTGGAAGAGCCTGCAACTGTTCGAGCGTGAAGCCGAAGTGCTCAAGCGAATGGACCACCCCGGCGTGCCCCACTACGTCGATTCATTCAAACGACAGGACGGAGGGGACGTCGCGTTCTTCATGGCGATGGAGTTTATCGAAGGAGAAACCCTCGAAGAGGAGCTGCGCACGCACGGCTCCTTCGACCCGGCCGCTGCTGCCGACGTGCGCGACGCGCTGTTCGAAACGCTCTCCTACATTCATCGCTTCGAGCCACCCATCGTCCATCGCGATATCAAACCGTCGAACCTGATCCGCACCCCCGAGGGCCGGATCGTCCTCGTGGACTTCGGCACGGTCCAGGCGAGCGCAGCACGGAGCATGGGAGGCTCGACGGTCGTCGGAACCAGCGGGTACACGTCGATCGAGCAGTTCATGGGCAAGGCGGTGCCCGCGTCCGATCTCTATGCCGTCGGCGCGACGCTGCTGCACCTGCTCTCGAATCGTCCTCCCACCGAGTTCGAGACCGCCGAAAACCGCCTGCAATTCGACGACGTGGTCCGCCTGCCCGAACGATGGCGCCAAGGACTGCGCGCGTTGCTCGAGCCTGCCGTCGAAAGGCGTCCCAGCACCGTGGAGGCGGCCAGAGACGCCTTCGCGACGCAACCTGTTGAAGAACCCGAGAGTGAAAAGGCTCCGGAGAGCTCGAAAGAGAAGAGCTCCCCGCTGCTCAAGATAGTCATCGCCCTACTCGCCGTGACCGTCGTCCCGCTGTGGTATTACGGAGAGCAACGTCAAAAAGGATACGTGGACGTTGCGAATATCTACGAGACGAAGCCCGAAAGCGCGATGACCGTGCTGTTCATCGGAAATAGCCATACCTACTGGAGGATCCCCCGCTACGTCGCCGAAATGACCAAATCGGCCGGAGAAGCGCCTCTCTGGTACGAACTCTCTGCCTCACCGGGGCGGGATCTGAGCTGGCACGTCGACGAGGATGCGGAAAGCAAAATTCACAACGGTCAATACGACGTCGTCGTGCTGCAACCACAGAGCCTGGAGCCGGCCGCTCAGGAGACAACATTCGGCGCTGCGCTCGCCAAGCTGGAGAACGCGGCGATACAGAGCGACGCACGGTCAATCGTGTGGATACCCTGGGCGCGCGCTCCGGAGACAGACATCTACAATATCTATCCGGAGTTCGGCGACTACGACAGGCTCACGAAGGCGCTGGCTCGCGGCGTGCGTAGCTGGACCAGTAGCTCAGCGGTGTGTCCGATTGGAGAAGTGTGGGCAGACGTGCGCGAGGCACATCCCGACATCCGCCTGCACAGCCCGCAGAACGGCAATTCGGCGACGGCGGCCGGCTCGTACCTCACCGGCCTCGTGCTGTTTCACTGTCTGCACGGCGCCAGCCCCACGAAGGTGACCTGGGAGAGCGGCAAGATCTCGAAGGCGACATCCAGCACCCTGCGGCGCGCAGCGGCAAAGGCACTCGCCCCGGTTGGAGACGAGTCACCGGGCCAGTGA
- a CDS encoding NHL repeat-containing protein, translated as MFAHKTAARFALTLLVGSSLVGCTLSEYSRPNQPATARQQASQGDVASARAQCVGGRRTGPNESASKRYPGDAWTIDDIPVDFNTGKPTAEWPRQKQAIDSVTYGPGLPGDVAHCGAHPRGGDVTLAGIVGDPISGLIDRNGTLVTNHRTVHSPLDIRGAITWWGADGAQRQLDFSDIKGMSNLVEDPSTGDLIVGITHWVDKDTSKGTMRLTRISSDGKILDEDLFDEIRKAKPSGFRYVSLASFAVSQKGEIYVGLTLVRRRRAHEKGGRLDVGEMMLAKIDADGDLQWTERIKTKFFNQQSYHAGNSTISAMAVSPNGDVIVTASTANHIGRHRNKGHLDVVALRYSPDGKKKWMRAWGSHGSEYPAKVAVDESGHIAIVGNTRGPLHGKHAKIFRPNEDSFVTLLDRGGQELWSHQFGTKYNEFVSSVDFTEQGSLLVTGFTKGDFREPDAFDINRSFGHPEDMFIARFDAGGRFGWVDQFGRYQKAEKANEAVVRPDGTLHILGSAYGKLSRGGSVHDWNMVVTTSKP; from the coding sequence ATGTTTGCACACAAGACCGCCGCTCGATTCGCGCTCACCTTGCTCGTTGGCAGTAGTCTCGTCGGCTGCACGTTATCCGAGTATTCGCGCCCCAATCAGCCGGCGACGGCCCGGCAGCAGGCCTCGCAGGGAGACGTGGCTTCGGCACGTGCTCAATGCGTTGGCGGGCGTCGGACCGGCCCCAACGAGTCGGCGTCGAAGCGTTATCCGGGAGATGCGTGGACGATTGATGACATCCCCGTCGACTTCAACACGGGGAAGCCGACCGCCGAGTGGCCGCGGCAAAAACAGGCCATCGATTCAGTGACCTATGGACCGGGGTTGCCCGGCGACGTCGCCCATTGTGGTGCTCATCCCCGCGGTGGCGACGTGACGTTGGCAGGTATCGTCGGGGACCCGATTTCGGGGCTCATCGATCGAAACGGAACGCTTGTCACCAATCACCGCACGGTTCACAGTCCCTTGGATATTCGCGGCGCGATTACGTGGTGGGGGGCCGACGGAGCGCAACGTCAGCTCGACTTTTCGGACATCAAGGGGATGTCGAACCTCGTCGAAGACCCCTCCACCGGCGACCTGATCGTAGGCATCACTCACTGGGTCGACAAAGACACCTCGAAGGGAACGATGCGACTGACGCGGATTTCATCCGACGGGAAGATCCTCGACGAAGATCTCTTCGATGAGATTCGCAAGGCCAAGCCCTCGGGGTTTCGCTACGTCAGCCTGGCGTCGTTCGCGGTGAGTCAGAAGGGCGAGATTTACGTCGGCTTGACGCTGGTGCGCCGCCGTCGCGCCCACGAGAAGGGCGGCCGCCTCGACGTCGGTGAGATGATGCTCGCCAAGATCGACGCCGATGGCGACTTGCAGTGGACGGAGCGCATCAAAACGAAGTTCTTCAATCAGCAGAGCTATCATGCCGGTAACTCGACGATCTCGGCGATGGCCGTCAGTCCGAACGGAGATGTCATTGTCACGGCCTCGACGGCCAACCATATCGGCCGCCACCGAAACAAAGGCCACCTGGACGTCGTCGCGCTGAGGTACTCGCCCGACGGCAAGAAGAAATGGATGCGCGCGTGGGGAAGCCACGGCAGCGAGTATCCGGCGAAGGTCGCGGTCGACGAAAGTGGACATATCGCGATCGTCGGCAACACACGAGGGCCGCTGCACGGAAAGCACGCCAAGATCTTTCGGCCCAACGAAGACTCGTTCGTCACCCTGTTGGACCGTGGAGGCCAGGAGTTGTGGAGCCACCAGTTTGGCACCAAGTACAACGAGTTTGTCTCGTCGGTCGACTTCACCGAGCAGGGTTCACTGCTCGTGACCGGGTTTACCAAAGGGGACTTCCGCGAGCCGGACGCCTTCGACATCAACCGCTCTTTCGGACACCCCGAAGACATGTTCATCGCCCGATTCGACGCGGGCGGCCGCTTCGGCTGGGTCGACCAATTCGGCCGCTATCAGAAGGCCGAGAAGGCAAATGAGGCCGTGGTGCGCCCGGATGGGACCCTCCACATTCTCGGATCTGCGTACGGTAAGCTGAGCCGCGGTGGCTCCGTGCACGACTGGAATATGGTCGTGACCACTTCGAAGCCCTGA